One window of the Cryptomeria japonica chromosome 7, Sugi_1.0, whole genome shotgun sequence genome contains the following:
- the LOC131038884 gene encoding cold-responsive protein kinase 1, giving the protein MGLMSMVPVYLVFFLVFTGQSMADNTTNTLYGCSPIGRLDAAVFDTNLDTVLDSLSQNVSTSRFGTDIAGNFSNQVYGLAQCRADLSLSLCAQCFEEARNQLARLCPTQNGGRIFVHGCFLRFENSSFFTKYVDNSLPGTCNSSSNSSAENFSQKTQKLLSTIVETAPSNKSFAVAWTVESASSNIYALAECWQSVSTLDCQKCLQRAQEELEKCLPSLEGQDLEDGCYLRYANYSFVSVNGISATNTEGNGGSKGKIAGIIVGVIGGVVLMVAAFFVFRKRSQPRFLRKWRKRDLPDGELELGERAWRFDYEDLREATDDFDVKNKIGEGGFGQVFKGRLQNGREIAVKRLFPSESNRVAEEFVKEIELISGVSHRNLLTLLGFSTLEDTRMLVFDYMTNGSLDKHLFGRGGISLNWEARFDIILGTARGLTYLHEYSHVRIVHRDIKPANILLDDKFQPKIADFGLARLFPHDRTHLTTGIGGTLGYTAPEYAVHGQLTVKADVYSYGVLVLEIVSGRKSIQNQLSAEMRLLLPWTWRLYQKNEGLGIVDPRLEGAFDAEQVSRVINVALLCAHDSASKRPSMSNVVSMLTGNSPIPRVEATKAKPAFTSEIGDTQYVFIDSTSQSASSSAAGPSSSSAAGPSSSSALISGSSELPC; this is encoded by the exons ATGGGATTGATGTCAATGGTCCCTGTGTATTTGGTTTTTTTCCTGGTTTTCACAGGCCAATCCATGGCGGATAATACAACAAATACCCTTTATGGCTGTAGCCCTATCGGCCGTCTTGATGCTGCTGTTTTTGATACAAATCTTGACACAGTTTTGGATTCACTCAGCCAAAATGTCTCAACTTCTCGTTTTGGAACGGATATTGCAGGGAATTTCAGCAATCAAGTGTATGGCCTTGCACAGTGCAGAGCTGATTTATCTCTTTCTCTCTGCGCCCAATGTTTTGAAGAAGCGCGGAACCAGCTCGCCCGACTTTGTCCCACACAAAATGGGGGACGAATCTTTGTCCACGGCTGTTTCTTGCGCTTTGAAAATTCGTCATTTTTTACCAAGTATGTAGATAATAGCTTACCTGGAACCTGCAACTCTTCTTCCAATAGCAGCGCGGAGAATTTTTCTCAAAAGACGCAGAAATTGCTTAGCACAATCGTTGAAACAGCTCCCAGCAATAAGAGCTTTGCAGTTGCGTGGACGGTGGAATCGGCTTCTTCCAACATATATGCTCTGGCTGAATGCTGGCAGTCTGTTTCAACCCTAGACTGCCAAAAATGTCTACAGAGAGCTCAGGAAGAGTTAGAAAAATGCCTTCCGTCTCTGGAAGGCCAAGACCTCGAAGACGGTTGCTATTTAAGATACGCCAACTACTCTTTCGTTTCTGTCAATGGCATTTCCG CGACGAACACGGAGGGAAATGGAGGATCGAAAGGGAAGATTGCAGGCATAATCGTTGGAGTTATTGGTGGAGTAGTTTTAATGGTGGCTGCTTTCTTTGTCTTTCGGAAACGTAGTCAGCCAAGATTTTTGAGGAAATGGCGAAAGAGAGATCTGCCAG ACGGGGAATTGGAATTGGGGGAAAGAGCCTGGCGGTTTGATTATGAAGATCTTAGAGAGGCAACTGATGATTTCGATGTCAAGAACAAGATTGGTGAAGGGGGATTCGGCCAGGTCTTTAAG GGAAGGCTGCAGAATGGGAGAGAAATTGCTGTGAAAAGATTGTTTCCAAGTGAATCGAATAGGGTCGCTGAAGAATTCGTAAAAGAAATAGAGCTTATCAGTGGTGTCTCTCACCGGAACCTGCTTACATTACTAGGATTCTCCACGCTAGAAGACACGAGGATGCTCGTCTTCGATTACATGACAAACGGAAGCCTCGACAAGCATCTCTTTG GCAGAGGAGGAATTTCCCTAAATTGGGAAGCACGCTTCGACATTATATTGGGAACTGCTCGAGGCTTGACTTATCTGCACGAGTATTCTCATGTTCGTATCGTGCACAGAGACATCAAACCAGCCAACATTCTGTTAGATGACAAATTCCAGCCTAAAATTGCAGATTTTGGATTGGCAAGACTCTTCCCTCACGACAGAACCCATCTCACCACAGGGATTGGGGGAACACT AGGTTATACTGCTCCGGAATATGCAGTCCACGGTCAGTTAACTGTTAAAGCCGATGTATACAGCTATGGAGTGCTCGTTCTGGAGATTGTTAGCGGTAGAAAATCAATACAAAATCAGCTTTCGGCTGAGATGCGGCTTCTACTGCCCTGG ACATGGAGACTATACCAAAAAAATGAAGGGCTGGGTATTGTGGATCCAAGGCTGGAGGGAGCGTTCGATGCCGAACAGGTATCAAGAGTGATAAACGTTGCCCTTCTGTGCGCGCATGACTCAGCATCAAAGAGACCGTCCATGTCGAATGTTGTATCAATGCTTACAGGAAATTCTCCAATACCAAGGGTGGAGGCAACAAAAGCAAAACCTGCATTCACCAGCGAGATTGGTGATACGCAGTATGTGTTCATTGACTCCACATCTCAGTCGGCCTCTTCCTCAGCAGCAGGGCCATCCTCTTCCTCTGCGGCAGGGCCATCCTCTTCCTCTGCCCTCATCTCTGGTTCTTCAGAATTACCTTGCTGA